AAACCAAACGATGCTGATAAGTAGGGAGGCACAATTATTTGTAGGATGGGTTAGCGGTAGCGTAACCGATGCGGGCGTTGGGTTTCATGCTTCAACCCAACCTAAGTTCTAGGTACTTATTTAATTCCACCCACCTACTTAGAACAAATTAAACCTTTAGCCAAGCAAAAATATCCACTGCTGATATTAGCCAACTTTCTAATCCTTTAATCACCGCTAAAGGCTGATTATTGCCTGCGGTTGCAATATGTACTTTCGGTAATCCTGTTTGAAAAACGGTGACTGACTTTGCTGAAGGATCAATCAACCAACCTAATTCTGTTCCTTGTTGTAAACAGAAAATAATCTTTTCCATCACTAAGGTAACAGATTGTTCAGGAGACATAATTTCAATAATCCAATCGGGATAACTTAAAAATTTATCAGCCATTTCTCCATCTAGATCTCGTGGCAAATTCTCCCAACGAATCACCGCAATATCTGGCACAATTGAACGTTCTGCAAAAGTACAACGTAATTCAGGTAGAGCATAAGCTAATTTTAGAGGTTTAGTCTGTTGATTAATGGCAGAGGCTAACTCAAATTGTAAGATGCTGTGTTTTCCTTTGGGCATAGGTTTTTGAGTGACAATTCCATGATAATATTCTCTAGCAGGCTTAGTTTCTGGAAGGACAAGAAATGCTTCGAGGGAAAGGGATTGTTTATCTTCTATTGTGGTAAACATTGATTGATTTCTCCGCTCTTG
This portion of the Microcystis aeruginosa NIES-2549 genome encodes:
- a CDS encoding Uma2 family endonuclease, with the translated sequence MFTTIEDKQSLSLEAFLVLPETKPAREYYHGIVTQKPMPKGKHSILQFELASAINQQTKPLKLAYALPELRCTFAERSIVPDIAVIRWENLPRDLDGEMADKFLSYPDWIIEIMSPEQSVTLVMEKIIFCLQQGTELGWLIDPSAKSVTVFQTGLPKVHIATAGNNQPLAVIKGLESWLISAVDIFAWLKV